From Trichoplusia ni isolate ovarian cell line Hi5 chromosome 8, tn1, whole genome shotgun sequence, one genomic window encodes:
- the LOC113496304 gene encoding ankyrin repeat domain-containing protein 49, producing the protein MSDSEDEEKHIKSFAEVHKEIEAFKKNPETSGMFVSGWDDADQDVDIVKNPKANCLDHVLWAAEHGEIDVLKELLSKQPSLVHAQDSDGYTPLHRAAYSNHIDVISYLLSMNANVNMKTQLGWTPLHSACKWNNYMAAARLLAAGADVKVLSDGGQSPLHITASISHCKATLLILFLKDDIVEVASKKNNSDETPEKLALGHGIYAPLFEMVCPEVSYIRSLAFTTNPYVRQKPVSLENK; encoded by the exons ATGTCTGATTCGGAAGACGAAGAAAAGCATATCAAAAGCTTTGCCGAAGTGCATAAAGAAATTGAAGCATTCAAGAAGAATCCAGAGACTTCTGGAATGTTTGTGTCTGGTTGGGATGACGCTGATCAAGATGTCGATATCGTGAAGAATCCCAAAG CTAATTGCCTGGACCATGTTCTGTGGGCAGCGGAACATGGGGAAATTGATGTTTTGAAAGAGCTGTTATCTAAGCAGCCTAGTCTGGTGCATGCACAAGACTCCGATGGGTATACACCCCTCCATCGAGCAGCATACAGTAACCATATTGATGTGATATCTTACCTGTTAAGTATGAATGCCAATGTCAACATGAAAACACAGCTTGGATGGACACCATTACACTCTGCTTGTAAATGGAATAACTATATGGCTGCTGCAAGACTTCTTGCTGCTGGTGCTGACGTAAAGGTTCTTTCAGATGGAG GTCAATCACCATTGCATATAACAGCTTCAATAAGTCATTGTAAGGccacattattaattttattcctaAAAGACGACATTGTAGAAGTAGCATCAAAAAAGAATAATTCAGATGAGACTCCTGAAAAGCTAGCCCTTGGTCATGGCATTTACGCTCCCTTATTTGAGATGGTTTGTCCAGAAGTATCATATATCCGTTCCCTAGCATTTACCACTAATCCCTATGTGAGGCAAAAACCTGTAAGCttggaaaacaaataa